Genomic DNA from Roseimicrobium gellanilyticum:
AGTTCAACACAGAGACGCTGAGATGCAGAGGAACTTCGGAGACTGAGGTAGGTGAATGAGTCCTGTAGATGTGCAGGCGATAGCGGCGATGATTTTTTCAGCGCACGCGCGGGTTCACTGTATGGTTAGAATCATGGACGGTGATTCTCGGACTTGGCAGATAATTCTGGATGGCGTTCGTTCGATGCCTGGAACGCAGGAGATGCTAATCGTGCTGTTTCTCGCATTCGCGACCATTGCTGGCAACGCAGTGTTCGCGCTTCACTACCGCCGTGTGGGTAAACCTGTCTTCAAATCACTCTTCAATCCCCGGAGCTTTCCCATTGGTGACTTCAATGCGCGTGAGTGGATGATGCTGGTGGGAGTCTTCGCCGTGTCTTTTGTCCTCATCGTGTTGATTGCCAAAGCAGGATAGTCCGATGGTGTTTAGTGGGGCCATTGAGCATCTTTGACCAGGGGATCTCGCAAGATGCGGGTCAGGGTGAAGGGTGTTCAACGCAGAGACACAGATATGCAGAGGAACTTCGGAGACTGAGAAATGCGTGCTAACCTTGCGAAAGTGCAGGCTACAACGGAGTTGATTTTGCCTGCACCCTTGCGGACTGGCTGTATTTTAAGCGACCCTACGCGCCCTTGAATACCTCTGATTACTCTCTGAATTTCCTCGATCAGACGGCCACACTTCGATTGAACCCAAAGTGGGAGGATGTTCGCCAGCTTTTGGATACACGAGGAGTCGCGGCAGGGCAGGCGATACTATTTTCCTGCGATCACGCAGGTGGGCTCGACATGTCCGTGTGGTTTGCTTTGCCCGATGGTAGTATCATTGATGCCGTCATGCGGAAGGACTCGGCGTCGAGCCGTTACGTTTCGATTGTGCAGTGGCGGAAGGATGAAGCGACGGATGATGAGATGCTTTTGGCGCGGCGGATCACCACAAACAGTGAGCTGGCTGCTGCATTTGCCAAAGCTGTCGAGAGTTATTACGCCTTCCAGAGCTGTTGCGGAAAGCACTGTGCGTCTTTCGTCCAAGGCGCCTAATTTTGCGCTTACGACGACATGATGGTTCGATCCGAGGTTAGCTACTTTCCGGCGAAGGTCTGTCTCCGTGCGAGTGGACGACTATCAAGCCGTCCACCGCCAGCGGGTTTGCGAATCTACGATTGGAGGATGAATACGCGGCCTGACCATGTGCTGTTGTGAATTTGGTCATCGCACTGTGGTGGCAATCGTTGCGTTCCGCGGCCTGAATAGCTAAGCTTGGGCATTCTTCTGACCAACGAGCTTGATTTATGAAGCGATGGCTTAAAAAAATCATTGTCGCAGCAGTCGTGGTCTTCAACCCTCTCACGATTTTCGTTGCTTGGATCGGAACGGCATGGTTGTCCAACAATCGCCCCGAGACCGGGACGAATCTGAGTGCTGTAGACTGGCTGCCTCAATCGGCCTCTGATATTTCCTACTATGAGACCTATTCATGGACTGCGTGGGAATGCACCATGAGTGAGGAGGACTTTCGGAAGTGGGCTTCGCGCTACGAGTTGCGAGAGATTAGCGGCGCTCTATCCATAGAACGTTTCAGTTGGAGGGAGGCGTGGCGAACGCACCTGGGTTCAGGTAGAGATTCTTGGGAAGAAGAACGAAAGCATGTGGCAACGGTTCGCGATGGTCTATTTGCGGCCAAGTACTGGGAGAATGGCGGTGGGTACAAGCTTGTCTTTGATCGTGAGACGAGCCGGGTTTATCGCCAATCCAATCCGCGATGAATGGGTGCGTTGGGGCTGGAAGAAGGGGCTCCGCACCCATGATTCACACCACCGGCACTAGGCTAGTGCCGCTCCCTGCGAAGGGCACTTTCCCTTCGTGGAGGTGTTGCGCTGAGTGGTGTTATCCACGCGCGAATGGAAACGAGGCGTTCCCACTCCTCGGGCCTATGGCGACGTCATGGGATGAGTTCGTCGCGAGGGAGCGGGATGGCTACGCCAGATTCAGCACCCCACCTGCGCACAGCTCGGCTTTGCCGAAGGACTGCAGACCGGTGTGGCCCATGGCGTGGGCGATGGTCATCCAAAGGCGGTTGTGGCCTACCTTGTTGTCGTACTTCAGGCTGCGTCCCATCTGGAAGCCGAAGCCGCCGCCGATCATGACGATGGGGATGTTGTCCAGGGTGTGGGAGTTGCCTTTGCCGAGTTCGTTGGTCCAGACGAGCAGGGTGTTGTCCAGCATGCTGCCTTCGCCCGTGGGCTCGGGGGTTTCGGAGAGGCGCTTCGCAAGGTAGGCGAATTCACCGGCGAACCACGTGTTGATCTTTTGCAGCTTCTCGTAGGCGTCCTTCTTGTCGTCAGGCTCGTGGGAGAGGGAGTGATGGCCTTCCTCCACGCCGAGCCAGCGCATCTGGGCCTGGCCCACGGAGCGCATGTACTGCAGGGTGGCCACGCGGGTCATGTCATTGGCCATGGCATTCACCAGCAGATCGATCTGCATGCGACTCAGCTCGGGAGTGTTGTCATTCACGAGCTCAATGCCGGGATCGAGTTCGGGCATGGGATGTGCGAGCTTGGAGTCTTCCTCGGGCTTCTGCAGATCCTTCTCGAGGTTGCGCACCAGCGTGAGGTGCTGGTCCAGCATCGCTTTGTCGCGCGCGGAAAGTTTGGCGGAGACTTTTTTGAAGTCGGCCTGCACGTCATCGAGGATGCTCACGAGGCTCTCCTTGTCCTTCATCTTGCCGTACATCTTGCCAAACATCTGGTACGGATCATCGATGGGAGCGATGGGCTGGTTCGCGCCGGCATAGCTCATGCGCGTCCAAGGGTCGGCGCGATCCGGCACGGCGACGCCGAACTCCATGGAGCCGAAACGGGTGCGGGTCTCGGCCTTGCTCTGGAGGAAATTTTTGATCTCCTGGTCGATGGAGATGCCGCCGGCCCAGCCTGCGGGGGAGCCGCCGCCGCCGCGGATGTTTCCGGGAAGGAGCTCGCTGCCGGTGAGGAGGCAGCTCATGCCGCGCATGTGGTTATCGCCATCGCCGCGCACGAGGTTGGCGATGCCATTGAGCATGAGTGTGCGGCTCTTGAAGGGCTCCAGGGGCTGGAGGATGGACTTGAAGGCGAAGTCCTTGCCCTCCTGATCGGGCCAGAAATCCTTAGGCAGGGTGCCGTTCGGCGAGAACATGATCACCAGCCGCTGACGTTTCTGCGGCAGCGGGGCGCCGGTCAGGCTGGGCAATCCGGAAAGGAAGGGCAGCGAGGCGGCGGAGATGCCGAGGTCACGAAGGAATTGGCGGCGGGAACGGGGGAGGGTCATGTCTGGATTGTCTGGGGGAGGGACAATGAAGAGAAGATGAGGCTGAGGCGCTTGGCAGCGGAAAGCGGGCCAAGATAGCTACGGGCTGAGAGCGAAGAATCTCTCTGGCGAGCGGTGACTTTTTGCAGGGGTTGGTTCCGTGAAGAATGGGTGTGGTCACCTGCGTGGGATTCAACACAGAGACACAGAGACGCAGAGGGAACTTCGGAGACTGAGACTGAACTGAGCGGACGCCCAGAGCACCCGGCGGACCCATTTGTGATTTTCTTCAGCCTGTGTGCTCTCTTCAATCAAGGCGCCGTTGCGGCATCCGTCTTCGCTGCGTGATTGGCGCGAGCGAGTTCACGCGCGGCGCTCACGGCCTGAGTACAAGCTTCCACGCAAAGCAAGGGCAGTACGCCGGTTTGCTTGTAGGCGTCCTTGGCAGGTGGCAGCTTTTCCGGTGGTAGTGAGGTCAGGGGTTGGTCAGCAGTGAGTGACCACGTGATGGCGCGCAGGCAGTTCGTAGCGGGATCGCAGACTTCGGCGACCATCTGCTGCGCTAGCTCGTCGGTGATGTTCTTGGCGAAACGGTACATGCCGGTCTGGCGGTTCAGCGTTTCGCGCAGCGGTACGGGCTGCAAGGTGCCTGCGAGCCAGTGCTCCCAAAGTCCCACCGCCGCGGGATAGAGGAAGTCCAGGGCGAGGAGCAACTCGGAGGTGTTGGAAAGTTCGAGCACCCAGCCATGGCGCAGGTTTGGTGCGGTCTTCACCGCGCGGAAGTTTCCGGCGTCATCGTAGGTCGCGATGGAGCGTGCGTCTTCTGGGGCTTTGAAGGCTTGAAGGCCGCCGCGATTTTCGGTGTCGTCCACATGATGGCAATGCCAGGAGCAATCGTTGGTGTGGTGGACTTGCACTTGGCCGATGCGGAAGCCGTCTTTTCGCGAGAGGAGATGTTCGAGGGCGTCTGTGGACGGTGTAGGTTGAGTGGACGAGGCGGACGTCTTTGGGGCGAGGGAGTGCCGTGTCTGGAAGTCGTGCACTTGATCCAGAATGACGTCTGCCATGAGGGCTTCGGTGCCGATGGCGCTGCTGTAGTAGAGCTTCCGACCGTGGAGATCGTGGGGATTGTGCCAGAAGACTTCGTTTTGACTCGCGGCGGCGGTGGGTTCGGTGGTGATGCCGAGGAGCACGGGGATGTCCTGATAGCTATGGAGGCCGTCCGCGATG
This window encodes:
- a CDS encoding DUF1552 domain-containing protein, with the translated sequence MTLPRSRRQFLRDLGISAASLPFLSGLPSLTGAPLPQKRQRLVIMFSPNGTLPKDFWPDQEGKDFAFKSILQPLEPFKSRTLMLNGIANLVRGDGDNHMRGMSCLLTGSELLPGNIRGGGGSPAGWAGGISIDQEIKNFLQSKAETRTRFGSMEFGVAVPDRADPWTRMSYAGANQPIAPIDDPYQMFGKMYGKMKDKESLVSILDDVQADFKKVSAKLSARDKAMLDQHLTLVRNLEKDLQKPEEDSKLAHPMPELDPGIELVNDNTPELSRMQIDLLVNAMANDMTRVATLQYMRSVGQAQMRWLGVEEGHHSLSHEPDDKKDAYEKLQKINTWFAGEFAYLAKRLSETPEPTGEGSMLDNTLLVWTNELGKGNSHTLDNIPIVMIGGGFGFQMGRSLKYDNKVGHNRLWMTIAHAMGHTGLQSFGKAELCAGGVLNLA
- a CDS encoding CbiX/SirB N-terminal domain-containing protein translates to MSQTALILVGHGSTLNPDSSTPTHQHADEIRRRGVFDEVVCCFWKEEPSMREVFYMVKSREIFVVPNFISEGYFCQEVIPRELRIDGPITKRGDTNVYYCDPVGVHPSMTKLLLKRANEVAPGVPRDQTALIIVGHGTSLNENSTKAIKDQVTLIREGGYGFAEVLDAYMEEAPFVAKWHEMSTAPNVVVVPFFIADGLHSYQDIPVLLGITTEPTAAASQNEVFWHNPHDLHGRKLYYSSAIGTEALMADVILDQVHDFQTRHSLAPKTSASSTQPTPSTDALEHLLSRKDGFRIGQVQVHHTNDCSWHCHHVDDTENRGGLQAFKAPEDARSIATYDDAGNFRAVKTAPNLRHGWVLELSNTSELLLALDFLYPAAVGLWEHWLAGTLQPVPLRETLNRQTGMYRFAKNITDELAQQMVAEVCDPATNCLRAITWSLTADQPLTSLPPEKLPPAKDAYKQTGVLPLLCVEACTQAVSAARELARANHAAKTDAATAP